The proteins below come from a single Natrinema sp. SYSU A 869 genomic window:
- a CDS encoding proton-conducting transporter membrane subunit, translated as MSSVDLLPPLLIVVPILAATLPIALGLWFDRTGWSVAALTTSGLFAGAITLASVVYTDDTVTHALGGYSPKYGIELVADEFSMLIVLVVTAVATGVLAYTRQGGPRGNTFYTAYLLLVGGLLGISLTGDVFNLFVFLEITSLATYALVASGDGPEAAVASLKYLILGTVAASMYLIGVAFVFMATGTLNMVELSTAIPAAEAQTLIHAGFAFIVVGFAVKVAQWPLHTWQPSAYQQAPDGVTPLIAALVSTASAYAFGRLIVTVFEVEYLATMPNAAPVVLTVGCVSVLAGTVLAVIQTEVKRMLAYSSVSQFGLVIAAYGVVIADGSRTALTGAAIHLVGHGLLKAGLFLGVALVAASYGARTVDEYAGLATERPVVAGSMAVLLLSLVGVPPGVGFVGKWYIGLGAVQAQLWPVAAVIFLSTMLTLAYAARLLEKMYFTPSASAERPYAPGPVAADGGDAGRDESEDTEPAYDEPGAAIAAIRDKGSQDPVSTGMIAIVVVAALGAVALGFAGGTIAELLDPFLTEVIN; from the coding sequence ATGAGTAGCGTCGACCTGCTCCCGCCGCTGCTGATCGTCGTTCCGATCCTCGCGGCGACGCTCCCGATCGCGCTGGGTCTCTGGTTCGACCGGACGGGCTGGTCCGTCGCCGCACTCACGACGAGCGGCCTTTTCGCTGGGGCAATCACCCTCGCGAGCGTCGTCTACACTGACGACACGGTGACGCACGCGCTCGGTGGCTACTCCCCCAAGTACGGGATCGAACTCGTTGCCGACGAGTTCTCGATGCTGATCGTCCTGGTCGTGACCGCAGTCGCCACCGGCGTCCTCGCGTACACACGCCAGGGCGGGCCGCGCGGGAACACGTTCTACACCGCCTACCTGCTGCTGGTCGGCGGCCTGCTCGGCATCTCGCTGACCGGCGACGTGTTCAACCTGTTCGTCTTCCTCGAGATCACGAGCCTCGCGACCTACGCACTGGTCGCCAGCGGCGACGGCCCCGAGGCAGCGGTCGCCTCCCTGAAGTACCTGATCCTGGGGACCGTCGCCGCGTCGATGTACCTGATCGGCGTCGCGTTCGTCTTCATGGCGACGGGAACGCTCAACATGGTCGAGCTCTCGACGGCGATTCCGGCGGCGGAAGCCCAGACGCTGATCCACGCCGGCTTCGCGTTCATCGTCGTCGGCTTCGCCGTCAAGGTCGCCCAGTGGCCCCTGCACACCTGGCAGCCGAGCGCCTACCAGCAGGCCCCCGACGGCGTGACGCCGCTGATCGCGGCGCTGGTCTCGACCGCCTCGGCGTACGCCTTCGGCCGACTGATCGTCACCGTCTTCGAGGTCGAGTATCTCGCCACCATGCCGAACGCAGCCCCCGTCGTCCTCACCGTCGGCTGCGTGAGCGTCCTCGCCGGCACGGTACTCGCCGTGATTCAAACCGAGGTCAAACGCATGCTCGCGTACTCGTCGGTCTCGCAGTTCGGGCTGGTCATCGCCGCCTACGGGGTCGTCATCGCCGACGGCTCGCGGACGGCGCTGACCGGAGCCGCGATCCACCTCGTCGGCCACGGCCTGTTGAAAGCCGGCCTCTTCCTCGGCGTCGCGCTCGTCGCAGCGAGCTACGGCGCTCGCACCGTCGACGAGTACGCCGGGCTCGCTACGGAGCGGCCGGTCGTCGCCGGCTCCATGGCCGTCCTCCTGCTCTCGCTGGTCGGCGTCCCGCCCGGAGTCGGCTTCGTCGGCAAGTGGTACATCGGTCTCGGAGCCGTCCAGGCCCAACTCTGGCCCGTCGCCGCCGTGATCTTCCTCAGTACCATGCTCACCCTCGCCTACGCCGCCCGCCTGCTCGAGAAGATGTACTTCACACCGTCCGCGTCGGCCGAACGGCCATATGCGCCGGGCCCGGTCGCGGCGGACGGCGGCGACGCCGGACGCGACGAGTCTGAAGACACCGAACCCGCGTACGACGAGCCTGGTGCCGCTATCGCTGCCATCCGCGACAAGGGTTCCCAGGACCCCGTCTCGACCGGTATGATCGCGATCGTCGTCGTCGCCGCGCTCGGCGCTGTTGCCCTCGGCTTCGCGGGGGGAACGATCGCCGAACTGCTCGATCCGTTCCTCACTGAGGTGATCAACTAA
- a CDS encoding proton-conducting transporter membrane subunit — protein MVADLRPLAAVLVSAVAIVLIVASHRRPNLREGWSVVAALAKFGIIVSMLPAVMDGTVFRWSLYDSTGIQFLEHIDFALRADPLGIFFALLASFLWIFTSFYATGYMRGLDEHSQTRFFASFAASLSTAVGIAFAANLVTIFVFYELLSLVTYPLVAHNEDNEARIAGRKYLTYTFFGGGVFLLAGTAIVYWLTSLVSQGPTLAFEAGGMEALAAAAQVEPVYAQAAFFLLIAGFGVKAALMPLHSWLADAMVAPTPVSGLLHAVAVVKSGAFGIARVILEVYGPGLIHDLPLDVPGIGDVGLNIPVAIVAAFTLTAASIIAMRKDHLKRRLAYSTTAQLSYIVLGLSMLHPYAMVGALFHIPAHAFAKLTLFFCAGTIHVETHTDYISEMAGIGKRMPLTMTAFTVGAAGMAGLPPIAGFVSKFYMLIGAGSMSGEYWLFAGALLLSAVLNVAYFWPIVYTAFFESEDRHDAKPLLEFPRGGLVESYTAGTDEDVAADGGQPTDGEADRADAERPAADEDENYEYAVDEYPSDAEISEGEQVSTVDHHGDHDDHLTGGPPAGGWPRHSLFTESTWLMLAPIAVIATGAVVLGIGPDYAVFLELAMRIVEGVFGMRFEDLTDVPFEQLISEVNN, from the coding sequence ATGGTTGCAGATCTCCGACCGCTCGCCGCCGTGTTGGTGTCGGCGGTCGCCATCGTCCTGATCGTCGCGTCGCATCGCCGACCGAACCTTCGGGAGGGCTGGTCTGTGGTGGCCGCCCTCGCGAAGTTCGGAATCATCGTTAGCATGCTCCCCGCGGTCATGGACGGCACTGTCTTCCGGTGGAGTCTCTACGACAGTACGGGCATCCAGTTCCTCGAGCACATCGACTTCGCCCTGCGAGCGGATCCACTGGGGATCTTCTTCGCCCTCCTTGCGAGTTTCCTCTGGATCTTCACGTCGTTTTACGCGACGGGGTACATGCGTGGACTCGACGAGCACTCCCAGACCCGCTTCTTCGCCTCCTTCGCGGCCAGCCTCTCGACGGCTGTCGGGATCGCGTTCGCGGCGAATCTGGTGACGATTTTCGTCTTCTACGAACTCCTCTCGCTGGTGACGTATCCGTTAGTCGCCCATAATGAGGACAACGAAGCACGGATCGCCGGCCGGAAGTACCTCACGTACACGTTCTTCGGCGGCGGCGTCTTCCTGCTCGCCGGGACGGCCATTGTCTACTGGCTGACAAGTCTGGTCAGCCAAGGGCCGACCCTCGCCTTCGAAGCGGGCGGTATGGAGGCGCTGGCCGCGGCCGCACAGGTCGAACCGGTCTACGCACAGGCCGCCTTCTTCCTACTCATCGCCGGTTTCGGCGTCAAGGCCGCGCTGATGCCGCTTCACTCCTGGCTCGCCGACGCGATGGTCGCGCCGACCCCCGTCTCCGGGCTGCTCCACGCGGTCGCGGTCGTCAAATCCGGCGCGTTCGGCATCGCTCGTGTCATCCTCGAAGTCTACGGCCCCGGGCTCATTCACGATCTTCCACTTGATGTGCCCGGCATCGGCGACGTCGGATTGAACATCCCCGTTGCCATCGTCGCCGCGTTCACCCTGACCGCGGCGAGCATCATCGCGATGCGGAAGGATCATCTCAAGCGCCGGCTCGCGTACTCGACGACGGCCCAACTCTCCTACATCGTACTCGGGCTGTCGATGTTGCACCCCTACGCAATGGTCGGTGCGCTGTTTCACATCCCCGCCCACGCGTTCGCGAAACTCACGCTGTTCTTCTGTGCCGGCACGATCCACGTCGAGACCCACACCGACTACATCAGCGAGATGGCCGGTATCGGCAAGCGGATGCCGCTAACGATGACCGCCTTTACCGTCGGTGCCGCAGGCATGGCCGGTCTCCCCCCGATCGCCGGCTTCGTCAGCAAGTTCTACATGCTGATCGGCGCTGGCTCCATGAGCGGCGAATACTGGCTCTTCGCCGGCGCTCTGTTGCTCTCAGCCGTTCTCAACGTCGCGTACTTCTGGCCGATCGTCTACACCGCCTTCTTCGAGAGCGAGGACCGACACGACGCGAAACCCCTGCTCGAGTTCCCGCGGGGCGGACTGGTCGAATCCTACACCGCTGGGACGGACGAGGACGTCGCCGCCGACGGTGGGCAGCCGACTGATGGCGAAGCCGATCGGGCCGATGCGGAGCGACCCGCCGCGGACGAGGACGAGAACTACGAGTACGCCGTCGACGAGTACCCCAGCGACGCCGAAATTTCCGAAGGGGAGCAGGTCAGTACTGTCGACCACCACGGCGACCACGACGACCACCTGACCGGCGGGCCGCCGGCCGGTGGCTGGCCGCGTCACTCGCTGTTTACCGAGAGTACATGGCTCATGCTCGCGCCCATTGCCGTGATCGCGACCGGCGCGGTCGTTCTCGGGATCGGCCCCGACTACGCCGTCTTCCTCGAGTTAGCCATGCGGATCGTCGAGGGCGTCTTCGGGATGCGCTTCGAGGACCTGACCGACGTTCCGTTCGAACAGCTCATTTCGGAGGTGAATAACTGA
- a CDS encoding recombinase XerD, translated as MTEVAIADAVDAYLQRKAVGDPDGSGAGTYASNAESILRRWATWLEREHDLTSLFRLDIDHMCAYVEELRRRTERGEYTASTAGTYYAVVRAFLSWCVRGSVLETNPAATDRAEAALPTADTRPSDDSWTVDQRRELERYVRERVLEADSQSTSDRRTRLREYAMVAVLAHSTVRGAELFRVSEDDRRTGATWDDVDFYTGTIRVLGKSQRLEDVPLPARARTPLRRYRVVLDPPANDWPLFPTGHAPSIAARVRSVLGDRGHDESEIETLLEDATAMELARERSIAPPAITTEGARSILKRLCEAAVVDVDGNYLTPRGVRRDQDEVYRREATASKPTLRASVLEQSIVVQETQPPIDTNASQRDEQPDTD; from the coding sequence GTGACCGAAGTGGCGATCGCCGACGCGGTCGACGCCTATCTCCAGCGAAAGGCCGTCGGGGATCCCGACGGATCAGGCGCGGGAACCTACGCGTCCAACGCGGAATCGATTCTCCGGCGGTGGGCAACTTGGCTCGAGCGGGAACACGACCTCACGTCGCTGTTCAGGCTCGATATCGACCACATGTGTGCGTATGTCGAGGAACTCCGTCGACGGACGGAGCGCGGGGAGTACACCGCCTCGACCGCCGGCACCTACTACGCGGTGGTCCGCGCGTTCCTCTCGTGGTGCGTTCGCGGCAGCGTCCTCGAAACCAATCCTGCCGCAACCGACCGAGCCGAGGCTGCACTGCCGACCGCCGACACGCGGCCGTCCGACGACTCCTGGACGGTCGATCAGCGCCGCGAACTCGAGCGCTACGTCCGCGAACGGGTGCTCGAGGCCGACTCCCAGTCGACGAGCGATCGACGCACCCGACTTCGCGAATACGCAATGGTGGCCGTTCTCGCTCACTCGACGGTCCGCGGGGCGGAGCTGTTCCGGGTATCGGAAGACGACCGGCGCACGGGCGCGACCTGGGACGATGTCGACTTCTATACGGGAACGATCCGCGTGTTGGGGAAGTCCCAACGCCTCGAGGACGTGCCGCTTCCCGCCCGTGCGCGGACGCCGTTGCGGCGCTATCGGGTCGTGCTCGATCCGCCCGCGAACGATTGGCCGCTGTTTCCGACGGGCCACGCGCCCTCGATCGCCGCGCGGGTCCGGTCGGTTCTGGGCGACCGCGGCCACGACGAGAGCGAGATTGAGACGCTGCTCGAGGACGCGACGGCGATGGAACTCGCACGAGAGCGGTCGATCGCCCCGCCGGCGATTACCACCGAGGGAGCACGATCGATCCTGAAGCGACTCTGCGAGGCGGCCGTCGTCGACGTCGACGGGAACTACCTGACGCCGCGGGGCGTCCGCCGAGACCAAGACGAGGTGTACCGGCGCGAGGCGACGGCGTCGAAACCGACCCTGCGTGCGTCGGTCCTCGAGCAGTCGATCGTCGTACAGGAAACGCAGCCGCCGATCGATACGAACGCGAGTCAGCGCGACGAGCAGCCGGACACGGACTGA
- a CDS encoding glycerophosphodiester phosphodiesterase, with translation MSETHDDERRTDHPDTSSSALRRRSFIVATGAAATGMVGAAGATPGRGNRDDTPGKRRRDESKPSRSGGHGGNPDLIAHRGFAGLYPENTVGAVEAAARGGQSAVAPSRGADMIEIDVVPTAENDVVVFHDDRLANRDGGERGLTDTEGVVWETDTATVTNAEVLASGETVPRLRSVLEAIPPHVGINVELKNPGSFDVAFAESLPQGELEKQKEHWQPFVARVLDIVDDFHHEYLFSSFYEAALATTRDASDYAVAPLLWNSVRDGVEIARRYESEAIHPPYHMIRGTPFYGDQRYEEGAGWADIDLLEVAHEEGRDVNVFTLATWYQGEQLAAAGVDGLISDHADVLRFGATN, from the coding sequence ATGTCCGAGACACACGACGACGAGCGACGAACCGACCACCCGGATACGTCCAGTTCCGCGCTTCGCCGCCGATCGTTCATCGTTGCGACGGGCGCAGCGGCGACCGGCATGGTCGGCGCTGCGGGGGCAACGCCCGGTCGCGGGAACAGAGACGATACGCCTGGTAAACGGCGACGCGACGAATCGAAGCCGAGCCGTTCCGGCGGTCACGGCGGCAATCCGGACCTGATTGCTCACCGCGGCTTCGCCGGCCTCTATCCCGAAAACACCGTCGGCGCGGTTGAAGCTGCGGCCCGCGGCGGGCAGTCCGCCGTCGCACCCTCGCGCGGCGCCGACATGATCGAGATCGATGTCGTGCCGACAGCCGAAAACGATGTCGTCGTCTTCCACGACGACCGACTCGCCAATCGCGACGGCGGCGAGCGCGGCCTTACCGACACCGAGGGCGTCGTCTGGGAGACGGACACGGCGACCGTCACGAACGCCGAGGTCCTCGCAAGCGGCGAAACCGTCCCCCGATTGCGCTCGGTCCTCGAGGCGATTCCGCCACACGTCGGCATCAACGTCGAACTGAAGAACCCGGGATCGTTCGACGTGGCCTTCGCGGAATCGCTGCCACAAGGGGAACTCGAGAAGCAGAAAGAACACTGGCAGCCCTTCGTCGCGCGAGTGCTCGACATCGTCGACGATTTCCACCACGAGTATCTCTTCTCGTCGTTCTACGAGGCGGCGCTGGCGACGACCCGCGACGCGTCCGACTACGCCGTCGCGCCGTTGCTCTGGAACTCCGTCCGGGACGGTGTCGAAATCGCTCGACGATACGAGTCCGAAGCGATTCACCCGCCCTACCACATGATTCGGGGCACGCCGTTCTACGGCGACCAGCGCTACGAGGAAGGTGCCGGCTGGGCGGACATCGATCTCCTCGAGGTCGCACACGAGGAGGGCCGAGATGTGAACGTCTTCACCCTTGCGACGTGGTATCAGGGAGAACAGCTCGCAGCGGCCGGCGTCGACGGGCTCATCAGCGACCACGCGGACGTGCTCCGGTTCGGCGCGACGAACTGA